The nucleotide sequence TTAATCTTTGACGAATCCTGCCTGGAAGTTCGGCTGGACTTTCCAGACCAGGCGATGAAGTCTGCAATCCGGCAACAACTGGATGACGTGATTCATAAAGAACAAGCCAGTGGTTATATTCAGCAAGTGAGTAATATCCTGACTCAACAGGATCAGGGCTTCGCCTTTAATCTCACCTTAAACGAGGTGGCGTCCCTGCTGAATATCAGCGGGAAAACCCTATCGCGGCGATTACAACAGGAAGGCACCCGTTTTAAACAATTACATGAGCAGGTGCGCCATCAGTTTGCGATCAAGCTGCTGAATGATAAACAAAATAAAATTGATCATATTGCTTTGGAGCTGGGGTACGCCGATCGCTCATCGTTTGACCGATCTTTCAGCCGCCGGGAAGGTATTTCCCCGGCCGCTTTTCGGACTGATATACAGACAGATTAAGAGTCTGCACCTTTCAGATCTTTAGTGGTGGAGTTGTCATGACCATCGTAGGTCATTTTAACTTCGTCACTGCCCTCTCGCTTCATCAGCCTGGCAACAAAAGAAACGAACTTCTTATTGCTGAATTCCCGATGCTTCTGACGGCGGCGCTTCATCCGTTGCTCATAAAACGGAATCAGTTTATCCAGTATCAGATAGCCACGACGCACTTCCCGCATCAGCACAAACAATGGCACAGCCCAAAACGCTTGCTGTGGCATCCCAGGCATATCGCGGAAAATGTCGTTGCCGTACGCCCAACGATTAATGCCATTTAAGAAACCCCGACTGAGTGGATTCATCAAGGCTAACAACCTGGAACTCTGTCGCTTAGCAATTAAATCCGGAATACCAAAATAAAATGCCTGGTTCAGTTTTTCAGTAAAGGGCGTTTGGCCTTCACACATCGCCAGAGAATGGTCAACGTAGAGGTAACATTCATCCAGGTCCTTTGGTAACACATCAATGCCAGTACCATTAATGTAAGAAATCACCCGAGCCAGTTCACAGCAGTTTTCATAATCTTCACGGCTGTATTTCGCCCCCATTGACGCACTGAACTTCAGGCAATACAAGGTGAACATAAAGCCGCCATTGGCACCAATATGATCGGACATCGGGTGACCACGCTCAGCAAAGTCGATTAAATCTTTGTTATCCGATTTAATCACCTGATTACGAATCAGAGAGTGCATCAGACGCACGCGAGCACCGGTTTTAAAACTTTGGCTGAAACGCTGAAATACATCCGCAGAAGACACATCTCCCACGACATACGAACTGGTTTCAACAAACCGGCTTAATGAGTTTTCAACATTAAAAAAGCGCCCGGTTGAACCGACCATACGCGATACCGGGCCCATGGTACTGGATACCCAGATCAGGCTGGTGTTCGCCATGTAATGCATCAGTGGTGACATATTCGCGAGTAGGTCGGCACCTTTCTGGGCTTTGTCCAGGTCGAATAACTGTGGGATAGCATCTATTTGAGCGAAAAATTCTTTCAGAATATCCGGAGCATCCGCGACCGAGTTAATGCCGTTTTCCAACGCTTGTTCGAACAACTTACGGCCCTGATTATTAGGCTGCTGACGCATCCAGAGTGCCAGTTGGTCACTGGTGTAATCACCTTCCCACTCAGCATCCATCCAGCGCCTGGTCACCGGAAACGCATCAAACTCGGCAGCCGACATTTTCATCTGATAATCACAATCCGCGAACATCATACGACGATAACCCTCGTACGTTGTACTGTACTGAGCACTGATCGCTGGTGCTGGTCGCAGCGGTTTATCCGGGTTCTGACAGCGATAAAAGTGATGTGGGTGTTGTGCCATTTCAGGATTTATTGAGGCAGCTGGTGCTGTGTTTGATGGAGAAGTGGTTGTTTGCATGGCTATTATTCTTATCAGGATAAAGCCAGGTATTGTGCAAAAGCGGGGAAACAGGAGCTATGTGTCAGACAGACAGTAAGTTGTTCTGAGCGGACAACTCATCAATCAATCGGCTAAACCGGGTAGAAAGGAAACGTTTTTTTGAAGTCAGCCAAATCAAACTCTTCCTGAACATGCTCAGTAAACTCATTGCGCCGAACCCGGCGACTATCAACTCCCTGGTATTTCAGCAGTGCAAGGCATTCCAGGCATAAATCATCCTCTGCATTAGCTTCTGTCCCGGTAACAACACTCACCTGACGGTGACGTAACTGCTGAACCGTTTGGCAATAAGCCAGGTGATATTTTTGTTCATGACCCAGCCAAATGCGGGAGTTTTTATACGCCAGTGTTTTATCTTTTAAGGCACGTAATTCGGCGGCATTGATAGAGAAGTGGCCTTCTTCCAATGCTTCTCGCTCGGAATACGTCAGCTGTTTTTGCGGATCAAAAAGTTCAAATTCTCCCAGCTGTTTAGCTCCCATTTTCTGGCGCAAAGCATTCAGGTCAGCATCGTCGAGAAAATCCGGCAGCTTCATAAAACTTTCTCTAAAATGGTGGCAATTCGGCTATCCGCATCGGTTCTTACACGGAATTCCACACGACGAGAGCCCTCTTCATTCTCGACACCGCTTTCAGAGCGTACCACTTTGGCAGACGATAAACCGTTGGCGGTTAAATGTGTTTTTAACCAGTCTTTATTGGTGGCCACATTATTCAACCCGAGTACATAACCCAACGTGGTACGAGTACGTTCCTGAGATAAATCCATATTCCGAATATAAGCATCATCATCACTCGCCGCTCCTGACCAGGCACTGGAGGTATGCCCTTCAATCCGCACTTCAAGAATATCGTCACGGTATTTCGGCTGAGTAATAATATTTACATAACGGGGAAAGAAATCGGCCAGAATATCGGCAAATTCCGGTTTTAATTCGGCTTTACCCTGATCGAACAACACATCCGTATTGTTAAACCGAAACGCCAGATCTTTGTCCAGTTCTGCACCCCAGCGTTGCATATCCGGAGCAAATTCATTATTCAGATCATCGTACAACTGAGTACGCAGGTGATCGTAGAGAATGGCAATATCGCGAATTTTATTACGCTCGGTTTCAACGTTCACCATAAACACAATGGAAATCAGCATAAACACCATCATCAGACCTGCCATTAAATCCGATACTGCAACCCAATGGCCTTCCTGTTCTTTTAACTGCTCCAGTTCATTTTCATTCATCGGCAGCTACTCAATCATGCTCAGTTTCAGCGACAGATTCGGCTACTTTAACCAGCTGCTGTAAACGTTTCGTCAGCGGCGTGTAGTCACTCACAAACTTCTCAGATAAAGCCGTCAGTTGCATACCAAAGGACTTCAGTGCCTTATTCAGCTCTTCTTCCATGCTTTCATCTAGCGCCACAACCTGACGCTCAACCCGCTCACCGAGACGCTGCAATTGCTGCAGACTATGATGCTGTTGTTCTTGCAGGCGTTCGTTACTGGCTTGCAGTTGCTGTTCTAGCTGCTGCTCAACACCACGCTGCATTGCTCCTAATTGCTCAACCGCCCAGCGTTGCTGGGACTGCACAGCTTCTGACATGCCCTGCGTCAATGCCACCACCCGCTCTTCCAACTTCGGCAAACCATCAGCAGCATGATTCACCAGGTCAGCCAGTGAACCCAGTTGTGATTGCAGGTTCTGGCGTTGTGCCTCCAGGCCATTCAGGAGATCCTGCAGCGATTCAGAAATGCCATTAAAGGCGTTGGCATGTTTCACCATGTATTCAAACGCATGGCTGGCTTCTTTCATTGAGCCGGATGTTCGCTCCTGCTCGGTAATCAGCTGTTGTAACTGATCCCGATAGTTATTCTGCCAATCCAGCATTTTGCCAACGCTTTCATTCAGGCGTTTAAAGTTATCACCATATTGCTCGTTAATACGGGTATTAAAGTCGCGCATAACGGTTTCGATCGCTTGTACCAACGCTTTGGCATTGGCTTCTGCCATGCGCTCCTGATAGCCATCCAGTGACGCAATAACCTGATCCAGACGATCAACAACCTGTAGGTGATTACGGGTGAAGGTGCGCGGCAGAGCATCTTCTCGCTCAGCACTGAATTGATCCGCCAGATGTTTCAGTGAACTGTCCAGGTCATCAATGGTCGCTACCCGGGTCTGTGTGACTTCCCGCCGACCAACCTGAGACATCGCGGCACGAATTTTTAACGTCAGCGCTCCCAACAGCCCCACAATGGACGACCAGAATGCAGTTTTTAAGCCGTCCATCAGTTTCGGCACACTGCCCTGAATATCAGCAGTATCAAAGTGCCATAAGCCCAGTGCGACACCTAAAAACGTACCAAAGATGCCAATACTGGTCAGAATATTCGGGGCGATTTCAGCCGTACGATTGGAGTACCGGAAAATATGGAAGTACAGGGTCAGCACGACGATGACCGCCATCAGACCCAGTGTCCATCCAGAAAATTGCGCCATCATGTATCAAAGTCTCAAGCCAAAATGGGTTTATTACAAACCAGTCTAGTTCAGTATTTTTATTTCGCGTATTGGCTATATAAAGAAAGTGCTTACAAACGGAACTCGCCCAGGTCGCCTTCTACTTTGGTTAACGCTTCTGCGAGTTGCTCCCGGGCTTGCTGCAACTCAGCCGTACGCTGTTCCGTTTCGGATGCGACGTTATTAACCAAGCCCATACGATCAGAGATATGGCTCATGGTTGATGTTTGTTCATGGCTTTGTGTGGCAATGGTGCCGTTAATTTCAGAAATTTCCTGAATTTTTATGCCTACCGCATTCAGTGATTCATTCACTTCACCGCTTTGCTCGACACAACGCAACGCTAAATCGCGGCCATTCTCCATCACATTACGGGCACTGCAGACTTTATCCTGGATGCCACTGATGGTTTTGCGGATGTTATCCGTTGATTCACGGGTTTTGCTGGCCAAAGCACGCACCTCATCAGCCACAACCGCAAACCCTCGGCCTGCTTCGCCGGCTCGCGCGGCTTCAATCGCTGCATTCAGTGCTAATAAGTTGGTTTGTTCAGCAATTTCATCAATCACATTAATTAACGAGGAAATGCTGTTGCTATCTTCTGCTAACAACTGGATTTCTTCTCGTGCCGCAGACACTTCATTAGATAGCTGCACAATGCCATCAGACGATTGCTGTAACAGCTGAATACTGCTTTGCGTATCATGATTGATTACATCCGCCTGATCCTTGGCCTGGTGCGAGAAGTCATTCATTTGTTTTACCGCATCGGTCATATCTTTAACGCAATATTCCGTCATCACCATCGCCTGTTTTTGTTCCACTGCGCCTTCCCGGGTTTGGCTGGCAATTTCAGTCAGTCCTATTAAAACCTTGCAGGAAGTGGTAACAGAGGCATTGGTATCAATAATTAATTCATGTATCCGATTAATAAAAACATTGAGTTCACGAGCCAAATCTCCGGTTTCATCATTACTGTTTAATTTCAGACGCTGAGTCAGATCAGCTTCACCCTGCGACAGACTTTCGACTGCCTGCTGTAAAACTAACAGTGGTTTCTGAATATTCAGTGAGAGCAATATGGCTATGATGATACCAACGGCCAACACAGCTAACATAACGGTGACAGCCGTTGACTGTGTTCCAGAAATGGCCTCTGCAGTTGTTTGTTTATGGGCCTGAGCACTTTGAATGCTTGCCTGTACCAGCTGCTCCAGAGCGTATTCTAACTGTTGGTCAAGGTCGGTCAGCACCCGTTCATCCGGCAGCTGTTGTAAACCTTCACCACCAATTCGGAGTACATTAAGCTCATACCAACGCTGTGCAAGCGTGCGGGTAGCGACAAAATCAAACTGAGAACCAAGAGAAACAGCAGCCTTCTCTGCCATATCCACTTCCTGGTTGAACTGTTTCTGAAGCGTACTGAGTGCTTCTGAGTTTTGCTGAGAATCGGAAAATTGAATAGCCGCCAATTCTGTCGCCACCAGCTCTCTGCTGTTACGGAATACATCCCATGCACTGCGGCTGCTGTTAACCGCATTCAACGGGTGCTCCATCACGTTCAGGGCAGTATTACCAATCGCTCCCAGCTGAGTACTGAGATAAATACTCAATGCACTGAACAGCACCAGAATCAGACCAAAACCCAACCATAATTTTTGTTTAATCTTCATAACACAATTGCTCTGACTGGCACGTTTAAATAGGCAAAATAGGAAGGCTGACCGGCTTATCTTCGCCGTCGAGCGTGGCCATAAAGGCTTTAAGCTGATCCAGTTCCTGCTGATTCAGGAGCACAGGTTTCATCAGAGCTGAGCGACTGGTACGCGGAATACCGCCGGAAATATAGTGTGCAAGAACTGCATCCATATTCGCCGATAAACCGTTGTGCATGTATGGCATACGCTGGCCAATGTTGCGCAGCCCCGGCGTTTTAAAGGCATGAATATGATCCGGGTCGGCAGTAATATTGGCTCGTCCTAAATCATCCGTCGCCAAACCGATGTCATGAAACTGGTTATCGGTGAAGTTCCAACCGGTATGACAACCGCTACAGCCAGCTTTGCCATTAAATAACTCAAAGCCCGCTTTCGCCTGAGCAGAAATTGCCCCTTCGTCACCATCAACCCAACGATCAAAAGGCGCGGTACCAGACACCAGTGTACGCTCATAGGTTGCAATGGCTTTCAGAATGTTGGTTTCGTTAATCGATTCGCCAAACACTTTCTGAAATTGCTCGCGATAACCCGCCACCTTGTTAAGCCTCTGAACCACTTCCGCTAAAGACATGTTCATCTCAACTTCGGCTTCAACCGGCCCACGAATTTGTTCTTCTAATGTTGCCGCACGCCCATCCCAGAAGAAGGTTTCACCCCAGGCTAAATTCAGCAGAGTTGGGGAATGCCTCGCAAGTGATTCATTGATATCACCGACAGCCGTCGCAACCCCATC is from Bacterioplanoides sp. SCSIO 12839 and encodes:
- a CDS encoding oxygenase MpaB family protein, with translation MQTTTSPSNTAPAASINPEMAQHPHHFYRCQNPDKPLRPAPAISAQYSTTYEGYRRMMFADCDYQMKMSAAEFDAFPVTRRWMDAEWEGDYTSDQLALWMRQQPNNQGRKLFEQALENGINSVADAPDILKEFFAQIDAIPQLFDLDKAQKGADLLANMSPLMHYMANTSLIWVSSTMGPVSRMVGSTGRFFNVENSLSRFVETSSYVVGDVSSADVFQRFSQSFKTGARVRLMHSLIRNQVIKSDNKDLIDFAERGHPMSDHIGANGGFMFTLYCLKFSASMGAKYSREDYENCCELARVISYINGTGIDVLPKDLDECYLYVDHSLAMCEGQTPFTEKLNQAFYFGIPDLIAKRQSSRLLALMNPLSRGFLNGINRWAYGNDIFRDMPGMPQQAFWAVPLFVLMREVRRGYLILDKLIPFYEQRMKRRRQKHREFSNKKFVSFVARLMKREGSDEVKMTYDGHDNSTTKDLKGADS
- a CDS encoding cytochrome-c peroxidase — its product is MNLLVVFIWLLIANVSYGEESPQLQALKQQYKRPDFIPFPADNPYSADKAQLGKMLFFDQRLSRHFNMTCATCHNPSLGWEDGVATAVGDINESLARHSPTLLNLAWGETFFWDGRAATLEEQIRGPVEAEVEMNMSLAEVVQRLNKVAGYREQFQKVFGESINETNILKAIATYERTLVSGTAPFDRWVDGDEGAISAQAKAGFELFNGKAGCSGCHTGWNFTDNQFHDIGLATDDLGRANITADPDHIHAFKTPGLRNIGQRMPYMHNGLSANMDAVLAHYISGGIPRTSRSALMKPVLLNQQELDQLKAFMATLDGEDKPVSLPILPI
- a CDS encoding OmpA family protein, translated to MNENELEQLKEQEGHWVAVSDLMAGLMMVFMLISIVFMVNVETERNKIRDIAILYDHLRTQLYDDLNNEFAPDMQRWGAELDKDLAFRFNNTDVLFDQGKAELKPEFADILADFFPRYVNIITQPKYRDDILEVRIEGHTSSAWSGAASDDDAYIRNMDLSQERTRTTLGYVLGLNNVATNKDWLKTHLTANGLSSAKVVRSESGVENEEGSRRVEFRVRTDADSRIATILEKVL
- a CDS encoding methyl-accepting chemotaxis protein: MKIKQKLWLGFGLILVLFSALSIYLSTQLGAIGNTALNVMEHPLNAVNSSRSAWDVFRNSRELVATELAAIQFSDSQQNSEALSTLQKQFNQEVDMAEKAAVSLGSQFDFVATRTLAQRWYELNVLRIGGEGLQQLPDERVLTDLDQQLEYALEQLVQASIQSAQAHKQTTAEAISGTQSTAVTVMLAVLAVGIIIAILLSLNIQKPLLVLQQAVESLSQGEADLTQRLKLNSNDETGDLARELNVFINRIHELIIDTNASVTTSCKVLIGLTEIASQTREGAVEQKQAMVMTEYCVKDMTDAVKQMNDFSHQAKDQADVINHDTQSSIQLLQQSSDGIVQLSNEVSAAREEIQLLAEDSNSISSLINVIDEIAEQTNLLALNAAIEAARAGEAGRGFAVVADEVRALASKTRESTDNIRKTISGIQDKVCSARNVMENGRDLALRCVEQSGEVNESLNAVGIKIQEISEINGTIATQSHEQTSTMSHISDRMGLVNNVASETEQRTAELQQAREQLAEALTKVEGDLGEFRL